The Cyprinus carpio isolate SPL01 chromosome A19, ASM1834038v1, whole genome shotgun sequence genome has a segment encoding these proteins:
- the LOC109111647 gene encoding trafficking protein particle complex subunit 3-like, producing MSRQSNRATDSKKMNSELFTLTYGALVTQLCKDYENDEEVNKQLDKMGYNIGVRLIEDFLARSSVGRCHDFRETADVIAKVAFKMYLGITPSVTNWSPAGDEFSLILESNPLVDFVELPDNHSNLVYSSLLCGVLRGALEMVQMAVDVRFAQDTLRGDNVTEIRMKFIKRIEENLPVGDE from the exons ATGTCTAGGCAGTCGAACAGAGCCACAGACAGCAAAAAgatg AATTCAGAATTATTCACTCTCACTTATGGAGCTCTGGTTACTCAGCTGTGTAAGGACTATGAAAATGACGAGGAAGTCAACAAACAACTGGATAAAATG GGATACAATATCGGAGTGCGTCTGATTGAGGACTTCTTGGCTCGGTCCAGCGTGGGGAGGTGTCACGATTTCCGAGAAACGGCCGATGTCATTGCAAAG GTAGCCTTTAAGATGTACTTAGGTATCACCCCCAGCGTGACCAACTGGAGTCCTGCTGGAGATGAATTCTCTCTTATCCTCGAGAGCAACCCCCTGGTGGACTTTGTAGAGCTTCCTGACAACCACAGTAATCTAGTATACTCCAGCCTGCTCTGTGGAGTGCTGAGAGGAGCTCTTGAAATG GTCCAAATGGCAGTGGATGTGCGATTCGCTCAGGACACACTAAGAGGGGACAATGTGACAGAAATTCGCATGAAGTTCATCAAAAGGATTGAGGAGAACCTGCCAGTTGGAGACGAATGA